The Thermoproteales archaeon genome contains a region encoding:
- a CDS encoding DUF488 domain-containing protein has protein sequence MTKQKAINNEAEIVEVYTIGHSNRSLKDFIEILNYYRIGVVIDIRRFPTSSKYPHFKKEVLKAELENKGISYVWLGEELGGFRSGGYRQYMKSEEYKAGIRKLSKIIIDSSKKGLKIALMCSEKLWFKCHRRHISDTLLGMGYRVVHIIDKEKTYVHKTRLY, from the coding sequence ATGACAAAGCAGAAAGCCATAAACAACGAAGCAGAAATAGTCGAGGTTTACACGATAGGACACTCGAACAGGTCATTGAAGGATTTTATTGAAATATTGAATTACTATAGAATTGGCGTTGTTATCGATATAAGAAGATTTCCAACTTCAAGCAAATATCCTCATTTTAAAAAAGAAGTTCTCAAAGCAGAATTAGAAAATAAGGGAATTAGCTATGTCTGGCTTGGCGAGGAACTTGGCGGGTTTAGAAGCGGAGGCTACAGGCAGTATATGAAAAGCGAAGAATATAAAGCAGGTATAAGAAAACTCTCGAAGATTATAATTGATTCTTCCAAAAAGGGGTTGAAAATTGCTTTAATGTGCAGTGAAAAGTTGTGGTTTAAATGCCATAGAAGGCATATATCAGATACTTTGCTTGGTATGGGCTACAGGGTTGTTCACATTATAGATAAAGAGAAAACGTACGTTCATAAGACTAGGCTATATTAG